A window of Paraburkholderia sp. ZP32-5 genomic DNA:
GCCATCGCTGACGCGTGTTGCGAGGCGTTGCTGTCGTTGTGTCGGCAACTCGGTGCGCCATCATCTCCGGCCAACAGTGCCGGCCTCTACCAGCATCTTCGGCAGATGCACGATGTGCGCTCGGTATTCGGCGCGTTGCCGGCCAGTGGCTTCGGTGCGGTGCGTCAGCGTCTGATAGACAGCGCCGCGCGTCGTGCCGGCGCTGCAACATCGGCGCTTGCAGCAGGCACGCAAGCATCGCCGGCAGAGGCCGCCGACGTCGCGTCGCGCGAACGGCTGCGCAGTTTCAATCTGCTCGCGCCGCTAATGATGCTATCGAGCGAACGGCCAGTGACGGCGCTCGCCGACACGCGCGCGGCGGCCATCATCGGTTCGCTCGAAGCGCGGCAAGACACACCGACGGAAACCGGCGCGGCGTCGTAAAGCCTCGATTCGATGCTTCGCCGCGATGTCCGCCGCTTCGCCTCGCACGCGGTGCGCGTGAGGCCGGCCGCTACATTAGCCCTAACGGGGCGATCCGCGATTGCCGATATCCTGGCCCCGACGGTGATTCGATATGAAACAGCTACGCATACTAACGGGTAATCATGCCGGCGCTCAGGTTCGCCTTGCGCCGGGTACACACCGCGTCAGCGCGGATGAGGATGCGGATATCCGCATCCTCGACTGGACCGGCAACGACGTACTGCTGGCGGTTGACGCGGCCGGCATCACCAGTGCGCGACGCGTCGCGAACGATGCGCGCGAGCCGGGTGATGCGGCATCTAATGTGGCATCTGATGTCGCATCTGAACAGGCCGCCGCTGAAGACAGCACGCCAGCGACCGAACCAGGCGTCGTGCTGATGATCGACTACGTGCCGATGCCCTTCGACGACACCGTGCTTTGCGTGGGCATCGAAGGCGCCGCATGGCCGAGCGACCTCGCACTGCTGTCGACTCTGCTGACCCGTACCGGCGACGACACCACCGATGCCGGAAGCCGTACTCGCGAGGGACTCTTGAAGCGCATGGGCACACGGCGCCTGCTAACGCTCGGCGCATGCGTGCTGGTCGGCGCCGTCGCGCTGGGCGGCATGCTGCGCTTCTCCCTTGAAAAGGCCCGCGCGAACGAGCCTCCGCCCAGCGTCGTCATCACCCAACACGCGAACCGCGCGTTCGCCGAAGCGGGCCTGACCGAATTGCACGCCGCGACCGACGGCCGTGGGGGTGAGATCGTCACAGGCATGGTGCGTTCGCAGAGCGAGGACTACGCGGTGCGGCAAATGCTCGGCAAGATCGCGCCGAATGGTGTCACGCGCCAATACGGCATTGCCGACGATACGGCTCGCAGCATCAACGAAGCGCTCGGCATCGAAGGCACGCAGGTCGCCTATCAGGGCCACGGCGTGTTCGCGGTTACCGGCACGGTAGCCAGTACATCGGCGGTAAAGGATGCGCTCGCGCGCGTGCGCGGCGATCTCGACAGGAACGTGAAGAACGTCGAAGTCAACGTGGTGGGCCGCGACGACGGCAAGGACGCCGTGCCCGCTATGCCGCAAGGCTCCTACTCGGTGCTGGTTTCATCGGGCCGCGTCCAGTACACGGAAACACCGGACGGTGTGAAGCATATCTACTCGTCCGGCGCACCCAGTTCGTCCAGCGATACAGCCGCGAGCGATGAAGACAGCGCACCACTTACGCCGCAAAACGCATTGAATACCGACACCAACAACGATGTCGCCAACGCGACGATCCGTCAATTCAAGGAGCAGCCCCATGTACGAGTCAATTGAACGACATGCCGCCGATTTCAACAACTTGCAGCAGTTGCTGGCCGACCGCGGCGCCGAAGCACGTATCGCCACCTTGTGCCGTGCGCTGGAAGACAGCGCGCAGCAGGTCGGCAATGCGCAAGGCGGCACCGATATCGATCGCAGCAATCGCGCGAAGATCTACCGCGGCCTGCTCGCCGCGCGCCGTATCGTCGCGCAATTGCGCGAGCGCGAAATGATGAAATGACGCGTTGCCATTTCGCGTTTTACGCGCGTCAACCCGACGCACGGCGGCACCCTATTCCCATTATTCCCATGCTCGTCATGGGATCACGCAAACGTGCCGCATCCGTGTGAGCACAGCGTTTTAACCACCCCGCTCGACGACGGGAGCAACCTTCATGCTCTTCAGACTCGGGCACCTCTTCAAAGGAGTCATTCCATGTCCAGCATACTTGGCGCGATTGGTAGCCAGGGCGCGAGCGATGCGTCCAGCACGAGCGCAATCACCGACCAGATCAACCAGAATGCGCAGCAAAGTCTCGCTATTTCGGAAGCGCAATCGCAGGCAGCCGTGACACAGGCGGCAGGTCAGGCATTGGCGAGCGGTGCGGCCGGCATCAAGGATGCGGCTAAGACCGCGTCGTAATATCGAACCCGGCCGCGATCGTTGCGGGCAGCTTGCCGCTCGCAACGATCGCGGCCTTGCCTTGCGTCCCTCTTCAACTTTTACGGCCTTCCAGTGAGCGCGGATCAATACGTCTATCTTGTCGAGTCCCTGTGCCAGAGCGTCGGTCTGCCCGATGTCGATCACGTGTTGGAGATGCGTTCAATCGAGGTGGAAGGCTTCGATGTTCGGCTCGATCATTTCGACACCGACGAAGGCGCGATTTACCTCAATTTCGACTATGGCGCGGTGGCGGCCGGCCGAACGCTGACCGTGTTTCGCCTGATGCTCGAGGCAAACCTGCTGATCTATGCGCAAGACCAGGCGCAGCTCGGACTCGACGTCGAGACCGGCGGCATTGTGCTGGTGGTACGCGTGGAAATGACCGACGATCTCGACGGAGAAATGCTGGCCGATCTGCTGTCGCACTATGCGGAGCATGGTCGCTACTGGCAGAAGAATATCGTCGAATCGAGCGATCAGATGCTTGATGGTATCGCTGCTGGGGAGTTTGTTTGGTTGCGGGCTTGATGCGAGGGTTAGGTGGATTTGGGACTTGTGCCGTTGAGTGCTTCTGGATGCTGCTGATCGTCTGTGGGCACGCATGTTCTGTGTGGAAAGCCGAGCGGCGTTGACGCGCACCAAATCGAACAGCTGATAGATCGTCGGGCTCGTGACTGAGCGAATATACGAATGAGAGGGTCGCGGCTGATCGCCGGCTGCTGAGACTGCTGGTGTGTGTTCATATGGCGCGACGACGGCCACCTTCGCGCACACGACACGCTCAAGCGACACCTCGTTGAAGCGAGCAGGCTACTCTGCCGAAAGATGCGCGCGCAAATAAGCCCGTAACAGATGCGATGTTCCGCCTGGCTCTTTCGCACTCGCGGGACAGCATCCGTACGGCTTTAACTGCCGCGCAGATGCCATCCCCGTAGTTCAACTCGTAGGAGTCGATAGCCGACGTGCCCGCCGGCTATCGAACCTCGTCACTCCTTGTCCGCCGCCGGCGGCGGCTGCAGCGCGGCGGCGACCTCCGGATATGACTTGCCGCTCGCCAGTTCCGCCATCGCTTTCTGAGGCTCGCGATAGACACCATCCATGATCTGGCCGGCCGTGGTGGGCGATGGCGGTGGCGAATCCGATTTATTCGGCGCGGGCTGCGGATTGGTGACGATTTTGCCCTTGCCTTTCAGCGGCTGATGATCGAACGTCTTCCTGCTGTCGAACGGACCGTTTCGGCCATAGCGCTGCTCACTTCCCTTCGGCACCTCCTGCCTCGTGCGCAAATACGAGCCGCCCTGGCTGTGATCCACCTCGCCCGGGTAGTTGGAATGGATGCCGCCCGCCGGGTGATATTCGATTTGCCCCTTGAAGAAAGTCTTTTCCTTGTCGGGATCGAGCGGCTGCGGCTCCTTGCGCTTGCTATTCGGATTCGCCGCCATCGCGCTGTCGTAGCCGGCCTTCTTCTTCTGGTAGTCGGTATCGATTTCCGCAGGCGTGAGGCGGCGCCTTTCTTCTGTCGTCACGTTGAAACCACCGCCCTGGTCGAGCGGCAAATTCGGGTGACTACTGCTCTTCGGGCCGAGCCCGTCCGTCACGTGGCTCCTCGGGTCGGCCTGCGCCGTCTTGAACAGCCGGTGCGCGGTCGTGCTCGGGCTCTGCGGTTCGCCGTCGAGCGGCTTGCGCGGTGCCCGCTCCGCCTGCATCCTCGCCGGCGCTTCCTGAGCATGATCGGCGGAACTGGTGGAACCGGCACCGCCGATTGAGCCGCCGTGCTTGCCAGCGGCTGGCAATGTCGTCGAACGGCGTGGTGCGCGCGGCGACCTCGCGATGTCGCTCAAGCCACCCAGCTTGCCGCCAGGCGCCGCGAGCGCCGATTTCGGTGTGCCGCCCGGGCTTTTCGACGGCGAGTTGGTGGCGTTTTCCGTGACATGAGTGGGCCTCGATGTCGATATGCGCAGTCCTCCTGGCATGACTTATTCCTCTCGATGGTGATGGCGGCAAAGCCTGGTTGAAGCTGGCGTGCGATGAAGAAGAACGTTCAAACGTAGGCGCCCGACCTCATCGATTCGGTAATGCGGGTCGCGACGTCGTTCAGATGAGCACTTTCGTCCGCCTCGTGAAGGTTCAGGAAACGCGCGACGATCGCCATGCTGGTGGCGTCATCGCTTTCGATTACCGCGTCGACGCAGCGGCGCCATTCATCGTCGCCGAGCATCTTCAGACACAACGCACGTAGTGCCCATACGATCGGCGATCCATCGCCCTGTTCGTCCAGTTGCAACAGAATCCGGGCGCCCTCGGACCAGTCGCCGTCGCGAATCTTCATCCGCGCATCGCATAGCTCGATGAACGCGCCGGGTGCCGTCAGAGTGCGCAACGCAAGCAACAGCTCCTCCGAATCGGCACGTGCATTGATCTGGATGCCGCTGTAGAAAATCGACAGAAGGACTTTCATTACGGCAGGACTGCATCCGCTATTTGACATGACAGTTCTCGCAAACGCTGTGGGTTCGTTTCGGATAACGCGCTGTTTCATCTGGAACGCTCGCGCCGGATCGCATCGCCCGATGCGTGCGATGCAGTGACGCAAATCACGTTGATCTCCAGACCGGATTGTCGTGCTTCGACAGCGTGGATGCGGTGCGGGAGCGAAGCGCCCATTAATCGGGCGAAGCAGTGTTCGTGTCGTTCAGACACACACCGGCAAGCCGATGGCGCAGATTGGTTCGGCAAGCGCGGAACCCAGGGAAACTTCCGTGGATGACACAGGACTTCGCATATCCGCGGCGGTTGGTCGAGATTTAGCCGATCTTAGCAACCTGGTCGTGCTCGCGAATGCTGTTCAATTCGCGTTTTCCTTAAACAGCCAAGGAGAGGTTCGAATGTTTAATGTCGGTTCCAATTACACCACCACTACCACCACCACCACGGAGCAACAAGGCGTTACGTCTCCGCAGAATGGCTTTTCCAGTCCCGCTGCTTCGGGCTCCAGCCAGCAGAATCAGATACTGTCCGATATCGAGAAGCTCCTTTCGGACGTCAGCGGTCAGGGCATGGAAGGCATGCAGCAGCCCGCGATGCAGGGCATGCAGCAACCGATGATGCAAGGTATGCAGCAGCCGATGATGCAGGGTATGCAGCAGCCGATGATGCAAGGCATGCAACAGCCCATGATGCAAGGCATGCAACAGCCCATGATGCAAGGCATGCAACAGCCCATGATGCAAGGTATGCAGCAGCCCATGATGCAGGGTATGCAATCGCCGATGATGCAAGGCACGCCGACGCAGAGCACGGCGTCGCTGCCGAGCGGCAATAACCTCACGCAGATCGGTTCGGCGCTACAGCAAGGCGGAGCTCAGCAGGCAATGGCGGATTTCAAGAACAACGATCCCGCGGCCTTCGAGTCCTTCCAGGCCTCATTGGCCAAGGGCGACGGCAACTCCGCCGCGAACACGCTCGCATCGGCGATCTCGAGCGGGAAATTGAGTCAAGCGGACGGCGCTGCCATCGGCGCACAACTGCAACAGACGGCCAACGCGAACGGCGGCGGCAAGATCAACGGCCAGGCGAGCGGCGCGCTGTCGTCGGCGCTCGGCGGTCAGAATGTTCTGACTCAAGGGCATGAAAGAAGTCTTGGTCAGGTGATCAGTCAGGCACTCGCTTAAGGTCAAGTTGCAGTAGACCTGCCACGGTCGTTGTGAGGCCGTGGCAGGCCTGATTGCTTCCGATTCTAATGACACTTCTGCGATTGCACTGGGCGATATTTCGGTGCCTGACCGATAGTGATGAGGCAAAGAAGTACCCGCTGCCGGCTTCGGCAGCTCTTGAGATTGGCAACGTGCGTTATCGATCTCTGAATGAGGACTTACCCTGCTTGCCAGCAACGCCATAGGCGATTCATCTATTAGTTTTTCTTCGCCTGATAGCGCGCATTGCCGGTGCCAACAGATAAGTGATCTTGTTACCGTCGACGGAAAGCCTGGGCCAGCCGTCGTGCGTCATGAATTCAATGCAAACGGCGTTGTCGGCGTCTACCACCGCCAGCACTTGCGGGGCGACGCGGAACAGCCAGTCCAGCGCCGAATCCCAAAGAGTCGCCCAACGCCCGTGAAATTCCGGCAGCACGGCGAGGTGAACATACCCGCGATCGAAGATCAGCCCGCCAATGTGCGTATCGCCGTACATGAAACCGAGCGACGGGCAATCGCTGTAATGCGCGATGAACGATGCCTTGCTGACGATGCGTAGCGTTTCCGCTCGCTCTCCACGAAAGAAACTGGCGTCCGCGTCGTAGAAAGTCGCGAGATCGGCGCGCGTCGATAGCTGGAATCGTGTCATCACGCAGAATCAAAAGGCGCCCGCTTCCGCATCCAGACCGAGTAGTCCTCGCATTGCTTTGCGAATACGAGGATCGGGATGATCTTGGTCGGCAACGGCATAGCCATGCCACAACGGATCGCCGAGCGCGTGCAGGCACAGTGCTTTTAGCCCGGGGCTATCGTCATCATGCAAGCCGTTGACAATCTGCCATGCGTCCTGCACGCGGCCTCGACGAATTGCAATCGAAACGGGAAATATCAACAGCTTCCCCGCCTCGGGATGAACATTGCAAAGCCGCTCCCAGAGCGTTTCGGCATCGTCGAGCCGATCTTGCCTTATACAGTCGACGATCGTCTGACCCAATTGCTCGACATTGTCGGCTTCATTCGCTTGCATGACGGTACCCCCTATCAACAGAACAGACTCACGACCCGTTGTTTCCGCTCGACTGAGGAGCCAGCGAGCTGACAGCGGATTCGAGCATCTGCATCATGGCACTCGCTTCTGACGCCGCCGCCCCAGCGGGCGTAGCGTTAGCGGCTCCGGTTTTGGCAGCGCCTTCCAGCGCCGGCGCGACCTTCTCTGCGATAGCTGCAATTGCACCCATATCGTTCTCCCGATGTAAAAGTTGACGTCAACCGATGCGACCTTTGGCAAATTCGATTGCTTCGGATCGCAACGCTCAGCATAGAGGCACTGAAATCACATGATTTCAATCTGCCGAATCAACGTCGTACAAAGCGAACCGCAGCTTCAGGGCGTGGGTCTTCTTCCGGAAGAACCCGCCATTGCCGCAGGATCTCGGCGATCTGACGCGCGTATTGATCGCGCAACGCGGGCGTCGCGGAATGATAGGCACCGACCGCGGCCCACGTATTGCCGTATTTGATGACCTGGCGACGCAGCTGCCATGCCGCGATATACACGTTCTTGCACGGCGACATCAGCGCGTCCTTGCCGATGCCGTAGCGCTCCAGTGCAGGCAAATGAATTGTGTTGATCTGCATCAGCCCGTAATCGACCGAACCGTTTGCATTGACGTGTACCGCATCCGGATGATTGCGCGACTCCTGCCATGCAATCGCGCGCAGGATCAGCGGATTGACATGCTGGTACGCAGCCGCATCATCGAAGCAGTTTGCGTACGCAAATCGCGTTGCACTCAAGCCGCAAACGAACACGAGGCAGCCTATTCCGATGCGGGCAGTTTTCATGGAGGAAGGAAAGAAGCAGAAAAGAACCTGAGCGGCCAACAAGACACGCACACGTTTCGCCGTGGTCATCAACCGCTCGACCGACGCCGCGCGTCAACGTGACATTAACGCGTTTGAGCCGTTGAAAACAGCGCTCAACGCATGAGTCACTACATCGGATACGGGTTTCACTACATTCCTTCGTGACTTCGCGATAGCTGTCGACCCTGCCTGGCGACAATCGCACTCGTCATCCCGTCTTCAACTTCTACGTCACGACCATGCTCAACGCGCTCACACTCCGCCGCGCTTTCGCCGCCACACTTCTTTCAGGTCTTTCTGTGATTGGCTTCCATGTCGAATCCGCCCAGGCCGCAGGGTGTAGCGGCCGCGTGTATTGGGACTCGCATTTCCGTGGTGAAGCACAGCACTTGCGGGGCGATGCATCCTATGTCGGCGATCGCTGGAATGACCAGATCTCGTCGATCGCGATCTACTCCGGCGTTTGGCGCTTCTATCGCGATGCCGAATTCAGGGGTGATTATCTGGAACTCGGTCCAGGCAACTATTCATTCCACGCCGGCGACGCATGGAACGACCAGATCAGTTCGCTACGCTGCGTGCGGCCGACCTACTGATTCCATGCGATTGCCGACCGGTCAATCGCCGTGGTTCTCGTGAATACCGGTCACGTCAATGCAAGCGAGTTCCGGTCTTGCAATACCCCTATGGATGAACACATCCATTCTCATTCACCGAGATTTCCCTTGAAGCCGCCGGTCCCTTTATAGTCTGGAACGTCTTTAGCCGGCCCTTCCAACTGCCCTCGCAAATCTTCCGCGAAGTGTTCCTTGATCGTCGTTTTCCCGCCGCTTTCGAGTGTTGGCCTTTCCCTCTGATTCCACGTGCTGCTTTTGAACCTGTCACCTGAAAAATAAGGATCGTCCTTCGAGGCGGCGTGAATGACGTTGACGTTGCCTTCCGCCTGCCTCGCATATCGTACGGACAGCGTGTCCCACATCGCACCCGCCGCCGAATGCGGACGCCCCGCCGGCGTGAACTCTTT
This region includes:
- a CDS encoding HrpB1 family type III secretion system apparatus protein encodes the protein MQANEADNVEQLGQTIVDCIRQDRLDDAETLWERLCNVHPEAGKLLIFPVSIAIRRGRVQDAWQIVNGLHDDDSPGLKALCLHALGDPLWHGYAVADQDHPDPRIRKAMRGLLGLDAEAGAF
- a CDS encoding HrpB1 family type III secretion system apparatus protein: MKQRVIRNEPTAFARTVMSNSGCSPAVMKVLLSIFYSGIQINARADSEELLLALRTLTAPGAFIELCDARMKIRDGDWSEGARILLQLDEQGDGSPIVWALRALCLKMLGDDEWRRCVDAVIESDDATSMAIVARFLNLHEADESAHLNDVATRITESMRSGAYV
- a CDS encoding secretion protein, coding for MKQLRILTGNHAGAQVRLAPGTHRVSADEDADIRILDWTGNDVLLAVDAAGITSARRVANDAREPGDAASNVASDVASEQAAAEDSTPATEPGVVLMIDYVPMPFDDTVLCVGIEGAAWPSDLALLSTLLTRTGDDTTDAGSRTREGLLKRMGTRRLLTLGACVLVGAVALGGMLRFSLEKARANEPPPSVVITQHANRAFAEAGLTELHAATDGRGGEIVTGMVRSQSEDYAVRQMLGKIAPNGVTRQYGIADDTARSINEALGIEGTQVAYQGHGVFAVTGTVASTSAVKDALARVRGDLDRNVKNVEVNVVGRDDGKDAVPAMPQGSYSVLVSSGRVQYTETPDGVKHIYSSGAPSSSSDTAASDEDSAPLTPQNALNTDTNNDVANATIRQFKEQPHVRVN
- a CDS encoding type III secretion protein, which gives rise to MYESIERHAADFNNLQQLLADRGAEARIATLCRALEDSAQQVGNAQGGTDIDRSNRAKIYRGLLAARRIVAQLREREMMK
- a CDS encoding beta/gamma crystallin-related protein; its protein translation is MLNALTLRRAFAATLLSGLSVIGFHVESAQAAGCSGRVYWDSHFRGEAQHLRGDASYVGDRWNDQISSIAIYSGVWRFYRDAEFRGDYLELGPGNYSFHAGDAWNDQISSLRCVRPTY
- a CDS encoding lytic transglycosylase domain-containing protein, producing the protein MKTARIGIGCLVFVCGLSATRFAYANCFDDAAAYQHVNPLILRAIAWQESRNHPDAVHVNANGSVDYGLMQINTIHLPALERYGIGKDALMSPCKNVYIAAWQLRRQVIKYGNTWAAVGAYHSATPALRDQYARQIAEILRQWRVLPEEDPRPEAAVRFVRR
- a CDS encoding CesT family type III secretion system chaperone; protein product: MSADQYVYLVESLCQSVGLPDVDHVLEMRSIEVEGFDVRLDHFDTDEGAIYLNFDYGAVAAGRTLTVFRLMLEANLLIYAQDQAQLGLDVETGGIVLVVRVEMTDDLDGEMLADLLSHYAEHGRYWQKNIVESSDQMLDGIAAGEFVWLRA